One genomic window of Penaeus chinensis breed Huanghai No. 1 chromosome 35, ASM1920278v2, whole genome shotgun sequence includes the following:
- the LOC125044044 gene encoding craniofacial development protein 2-like, translating into MRRKIKYGDQARAFPAGDAGGDRRDPPKSGRRLPYTERIRLKKQAQRRKRREEQRTTRILRVGTLNVGTMTGRGREVVDMMERRKINILCVQETKWKGEKAREMGNGYKMYYVGHKAKRNGVGIVLDPEMKEGVLQVHRKSDRVMWVKMELVKEVVNIVCAYAPQVGCNAEEKEIFWKTMGEVMLEIPGTEKVWIGADLNGHVGDGVDGYGSNIGKFGFGTWNEEGDKILEFVAENNLAITNTYFQKSDSRRITYTSGGVNTQVDYIICRRSELKRVQDCKVLPGEAVAKQHKVVTCTATVKAEKTKKRERTRKTRWWKLNESEQREKFVEKAMPAINEQREKSWEETSRVLKDTAKEILGVTSGKSGRKEETWW; encoded by the coding sequence ATGCGTAGAAAAATCAAGTATGGCGACCAAGCTAGGGCGTTCCCCGCAGGCGACGCGGGAGGTGATCGCCGTGACCCTCCGAAAAGTGGACGACGGCTACCGTATACAGAGCGGATACGGCTAAAGAAGCAAGCTcaaagacggaagaggagagaggaacaaaggaCCACCAGGATACTAAGGGTTGGCACACTGAACGTGGGCACTAtgactggaagaggaagagaagtcgtGGACatgatggaaaggagaaaaatcaaCATCCTGTGTGTACAAGAGACaaagtggaaaggggaaaaagccaGAGAAATGGGAAATGGGTACAAAATGTACTACGTAGGACACAAGGCAAAGAGAAATGGAGTCGGGATAGTGCTGGATCCAGAAATGAAGGAAGGTGTACTACAGGTACATAGAAAGTCGGACAGGGTTATGTGGGTGAAGATGGAACTTGTGAAGGAGGTCGTCAACATTGTATGTGCATACGCCCCACAGGTAGGGTGTAAtgcggaggaaaaggaaattttcTGGAAGACCATGGGAGAAGTCATGCTAGAGATCCCAGGGACGGAGAAAGTCTGGATAGGAGCGGACCTTAATGGTCATGTAGGAGACGGAGTGGATGGGTATGGAAGCAACATCGGGAAGTTTGGATTTGGAACATGGAACGAAGAGGGGGACAAAATTCTGGAATTTGTGGCGGAAAACAATCTTGCGATCACAAACACCTACTTCCAGAAAAGCGACTCCAGAAGGATTACCTATACCAGTGGCGGTGTGAATACCCAAGTGGACTATATCATCTGCAGAAGGAGTGAGCTAAAAAGGGTACAAGACTGCAAGGTACTGCCAGGAGAAGCTGTAGCGAAACAACACAAAGTAGTCACCTGCACAGCGACAGTCAAggcagagaaaacgaagaagagagaaaggacaaggaagacaCGATGGTGGAAACTGAatgagagcgagcagagagagaagttTGTGGAAAAGGCAATGCCGGCAATCAATGAACAACGAGAGAAATCATGGGAAGAAACCAGCAGAGTGTTAAAAGATACAGCGAAGGAGATTTTGGGGGTAACATCAGGGAAatcaggaagaaaggaggaaacgtGGTGGTAG
- the LOC125044045 gene encoding uncharacterized protein LOC125044045, giving the protein MGDQDPEKAVEMQGLKLNRVQEFKYLGSTVQSDGASDKEVGKRIQAGWNAWRKITGLLCDRRVPAKLKGWIFKTMVRPAMLYGMEAVAVTKGQERKMEVAEMRMLRFSLGKTRLDRVRNSTIRETMGVGELEKKLRECRLRWLGHVFFSLSSSSAYALLDFFYSTSIVCSV; this is encoded by the exons ATGGGGGATCAAGATCCAGAGAAAGCAGTAGAAATGCAGGGTTTGAAGCTGAACAGAGTCCAAGAGTTTAAGTACCTTGGTTCCACAGTGCAAAGCGACGGGGCATCAGACAAGGAGGTTGGTAAGAGGATACAGGCGGGATGGAATGCTTGGAGAAAGATCACTGGGCTGCTATGCGACAGACGGGTCCCAGCAAAGCTGAAGGGCTGGATATTCAAGACAATGGTACGACCGGCGATGCTGTATGGGATGGAGGCAGTCGCGGTAacgaagggacaagagaggaagatggaagtagcTGAGATGAGGATGCTACGATTCTCACTGGGAAAGACCAGGCTAGACCGGGTACGAAACAGCACCATCAGAGAGACAATGGGGGTAGGCGAATTAGAGAAGAAGCTGAGGGAGTGCAGGTTGAGATGGCTAGGACATGtg ttcttctctctgtctagctCCTCTGCATATGCTTTATTAGACTTCTTTTACAGTACCTCCATAGTCTGTTCGGTCTAG
- the LOC125044472 gene encoding cuticle protein AM1199-like has translation MNVIFLVACCVCLVVARQQYANTAATPIPILVDQRIPIDQLGGYGFKIQTGNGIAWQETGAATSKSGQYTFTHPDGTPHTLSYTAGVGGFHPVSDLLPTPHPLEPWHIEQIRFAESQRAAAASASGTTAV, from the exons ATGAATGTT ATTTTCCTGGTCGCATGTTGTGTATGTTTAGTGGTTGCACGCCAGCAATATGCAAACACCGCCGCCACGCCCATACCTATCCTGGTGGACCAAAGGATACCCATCGACCAGCTAGGAGGCTACGGATTCAA GATCCAAACAGGAAACGGCATCGCGTGGCAGGAGACAGGAGCCGCGACCTCCAAAAGCGGCCAGTACAC GTTCACCCACCCCGACGGCACTCCCCACACCCTCTCGTACACCGCGGGCGTGGGCGGCTTCCATCCAGTGTCCGACCTTCTCCCGACGCCTCATCCTCTCGAACCCTGGCATATCGAGCAG ATCCGATTCGCTGAAAGCCAGAGAGCGGCGGCGGCTTCGGCTTCAGGAACAACGGCTGTTTAG